A genome region from Candidatus Zixiibacteriota bacterium includes the following:
- a CDS encoding cell division protein FtsW, with amino-acid sequence MNYLKSPEKAIMLSVMLLMATGLIFIYSVSGPYSQLKELSPWHYFLRQLFWAALAIIVLFICSRVNYRKILKLSPLFMLVSLVCLIWVLFAPSQQNVHRWLTIGFVRFQPSEAFKISLFMYLAYTIVDVKNKPKELKKLWPHLVVFSIGVLLVIKQPDLGTTMLLFSSAVILMFLIGLKLRYLLAAGLAVMIIGGTMVFGLGYEKDRIVDYAASLKDPLNTPDGSPPSRGFYQNRQSLISVGSGGLFGRGLGGGGQKNLFLPAPHTDFIFSASAEEGGFLLCTFVLGLLLIFSMGTLKIANSSNDLRGYLLAAGLGIMITLQAVINIGVALGLLPITGITLPFFSYGGSSLVISCAAVGLILSVARHDKKPLLKHVRVQ; translated from the coding sequence ATGAACTACCTGAAATCTCCGGAAAAAGCAATTATGCTTTCAGTTATGCTTCTTATGGCTACCGGCTTGATATTTATCTACAGCGTATCCGGGCCGTACAGCCAGCTCAAGGAACTTTCGCCATGGCATTATTTCTTGCGTCAATTGTTCTGGGCGGCTCTGGCAATAATAGTATTGTTTATATGTTCGAGAGTAAATTATCGGAAAATTTTAAAGCTGTCTCCCCTATTTATGTTAGTATCGTTAGTCTGTCTGATTTGGGTTCTGTTTGCGCCCTCACAGCAAAATGTTCATCGCTGGCTGACTATTGGTTTTGTGCGTTTTCAGCCCTCCGAGGCTTTTAAAATATCACTCTTCATGTATCTTGCTTATACGATTGTTGATGTAAAGAACAAACCGAAAGAGTTAAAAAAGCTTTGGCCGCATCTGGTAGTATTTTCCATAGGAGTTCTTCTGGTAATCAAACAACCTGATCTTGGAACGACAATGCTGCTATTTTCCTCAGCGGTAATTCTGATGTTTTTAATCGGTTTAAAATTGCGGTATCTTCTGGCGGCCGGATTAGCGGTAATGATTATCGGCGGCACAATGGTATTTGGTTTGGGTTATGAGAAAGACCGCATTGTTGATTATGCCGCATCGCTAAAAGACCCGCTTAACACGCCTGATGGTTCTCCGCCATCACGCGGCTTTTATCAAAATCGCCAGTCATTAATCAGCGTAGGTTCCGGCGGATTATTCGGACGAGGACTTGGCGGCGGCGGACAAAAAAATTTATTCTTGCCCGCGCCGCATACTGATTTCATATTTTCGGCCTCGGCTGAGGAAGGCGGGTTTTTGCTATGCACTTTTGTTCTGGGACTTTTACTGATATTCAGCATGGGGACATTAAAAATAGCCAATAGCTCAAATGACCTTCGCGGCTATTTGCTGGCGGCTGGATTGGGAATAATGATAACTCTGCAGGCAGTTATTAATATAGGAGTAGCTCTCGGCCTTCTGCCGATAACCGGAATCACTCTGCCGTTTTTCAGCTATGGCGGGTCATCACTGGTAATAAGCTGCGCCGCCGTTGGATTAATTTTATCGGTTGCGCGACACGATAAAAAACCCCTATTAAAGCATGTAAGAGTTCAATGA
- a CDS encoding UDP-N-acetylmuramoyl-L-alanine--D-glutamate ligase has product MMDFTEKKISIIGAARSGLASAEVLTELGADVFLSEISPADKFPEALSLLKKRNIKHEFGGHSKDVFNCQLIVTSPGIPADSDILIQAQANNIKIISELELGYLLCQGKIIAITGSNGKTTTTSLIGEIFRQANISCEVAGNIGKPFVSIARDIKNSGWGIIEVSTFQLEWIDKFKPDIAVVLNITPDHLDRHKTMENYIALKLKIFSNQNSIDKAVLNYDDNHLKKYKPNSEILNFSNHSIIDNGCFIEHGSMYISRYDKKERIIDIKDIGIKGPHNISNACAASACCIAAGIDAEHIAAGLKSFAGVEHRLEKAGKIGTVSFINDSKATNVDAVYWALQSVAPPIVLIAGGRDKGGKFETLNGLVSKHVKDVVLIGEAAEIIASAFKGITKLHYIDSMNEAVKSAYKLATPDGSVLLSPGCASFDMYDNYEQRGEIFKKAVIKLKGEVG; this is encoded by the coding sequence ATGATGGATTTTACAGAGAAAAAAATCAGCATAATTGGCGCCGCGCGCTCCGGGCTGGCATCGGCTGAGGTATTAACTGAACTTGGCGCGGATGTCTTCCTATCCGAAATAAGTCCGGCGGATAAATTCCCGGAGGCATTAAGCCTGCTGAAAAAGCGAAACATTAAACATGAATTCGGCGGACACAGCAAGGATGTTTTCAATTGTCAGCTCATAGTAACCAGTCCGGGGATTCCAGCCGATTCTGACATACTAATTCAGGCGCAGGCTAATAACATCAAAATTATATCAGAACTGGAGCTTGGCTATTTATTATGCCAAGGGAAAATTATTGCCATTACCGGCTCCAATGGAAAAACAACTACAACATCTCTAATTGGAGAGATATTCAGGCAGGCAAATATATCCTGTGAAGTTGCCGGCAATATCGGCAAGCCATTTGTCAGTATTGCTCGCGATATAAAAAACAGCGGCTGGGGAATTATTGAGGTATCCACTTTTCAACTCGAATGGATTGACAAATTCAAACCCGATATAGCCGTTGTATTAAATATAACCCCCGACCATCTCGACCGTCATAAAACTATGGAAAACTATATCGCTTTGAAACTGAAGATATTCTCCAATCAGAACAGCATCGATAAAGCGGTTTTAAATTATGATGATAATCATCTAAAGAAATATAAACCAAACAGCGAAATTCTGAATTTTTCCAATCACAGCATAATTGATAATGGCTGTTTTATAGAACATGGTTCGATGTATATAAGCCGGTATGACAAGAAAGAACGCATAATTGATATTAAAGACATAGGCATTAAGGGACCTCATAATATATCGAATGCCTGCGCCGCGTCTGCCTGCTGTATTGCCGCCGGAATAGATGCTGAACACATCGCCGCCGGCTTGAAATCATTTGCGGGCGTCGAGCACCGTTTGGAAAAAGCCGGTAAAATTGGAACTGTCAGCTTCATCAACGATTCAAAAGCGACCAACGTTGACGCTGTCTACTGGGCGCTGCAGTCTGTAGCGCCGCCTATTGTTTTGATAGCGGGCGGGCGCGACAAAGGCGGCAAATTTGAAACCTTGAACGGCTTAGTTAGCAAACATGTTAAAGATGTCGTTCTGATTGGCGAAGCCGCTGAAATAATCGCTTCAGCTTTTAAGGGAATTACTAAACTTCATTATATCGACTCGATGAATGAAGCGGTTAAATCCGCTTATAAACTGGCAACCCCTGATGGTTCAGTGCTTCTCTCGCCGGGATGCGCCAGTTTCGATATGTATGATAATTATGAACAGCGAGGCGAGATATTTAAAAAGGCTGTTATAAAGCTTAAAGGTGAAGTGGGATGA
- a CDS encoding phospho-N-acetylmuramoyl-pentapeptide-transferase encodes MLYHLLYPLSQHISGFNIFKYITFRTAYATITAMLISFIFGAIFIQYLKQKQIKENIRDDGPKSHLAKEGTPTMGGLLILISIIVPTLLWVDLTNEYIHLILLVTVSMGLLGFMDDYLKTIKKQKKGIVARKKLAGQILLGLIIGSILYFKPPDPNFTTATSIPFFKDIFLDFGILYIPFVVIVITGASNAVNLTDGLDGLAIGLVGICALGFIGLTYITGRVDFSSYLNIEYLKDAGELTIFCGALLGACLGFLWFNANPAQVFMGDTGALALGGILGGLALLIKKEILLVIMGGVFVIVALSVIVQVLYFKMTGKRVFKMAPLHHHFELLGWSEQKITVRFWIIGIIFALISISTLKIR; translated from the coding sequence ATGCTATATCATTTACTGTATCCGTTAAGTCAGCATATCAGCGGTTTTAATATTTTCAAGTATATAACGTTCCGCACGGCTTATGCAACTATTACGGCAATGCTTATCAGTTTCATATTCGGCGCTATTTTCATTCAGTATTTGAAGCAAAAGCAAATCAAAGAAAATATCAGGGATGACGGCCCGAAGTCGCATCTGGCAAAAGAGGGCACTCCCACGATGGGCGGTTTGCTTATCTTGATTTCAATAATAGTGCCGACGCTTCTCTGGGTAGATTTAACAAACGAGTATATTCATTTAATTCTTCTGGTAACGGTTTCAATGGGGCTTCTTGGCTTCATGGATGATTATCTTAAAACTATAAAGAAGCAAAAAAAGGGAATTGTTGCGCGAAAAAAATTAGCCGGCCAGATTTTACTTGGACTTATCATTGGTTCCATCCTCTATTTCAAACCGCCCGACCCTAATTTTACAACCGCCACAAGCATCCCTTTCTTTAAAGATATCTTTCTCGATTTCGGAATATTGTATATCCCGTTTGTGGTAATAGTAATAACCGGAGCCTCAAATGCAGTCAATCTTACTGACGGTCTTGATGGTTTAGCTATCGGACTTGTGGGAATTTGCGCATTGGGATTTATTGGTTTGACTTATATAACCGGTCGTGTAGATTTTTCAAGCTATCTCAATATCGAATATCTTAAAGATGCCGGCGAGTTAACTATTTTTTGCGGCGCTTTGCTGGGAGCATGCCTTGGCTTTTTATGGTTCAATGCAAATCCGGCTCAGGTTTTTATGGGCGATACAGGCGCTTTAGCTCTCGGCGGTATTCTTGGCGGGTTGGCTTTGTTAATTAAAAAAGAAATACTGCTTGTAATTATGGGTGGTGTTTTTGTAATAGTCGCACTTTCAGTGATTGTTCAGGTGCTTTATTTCAAGATGACAGGCAAACGAGTATTCAAAATGGCGCCTTTGCATCACCATTTTGAATTGCTGGGTTGGTCGGAACAAAAAATCACCGTGAGGTTCTGGATTATTGGCATTATTTTCGCGCTGATAAGCATCAGCACATTGAAGATTAGATGA
- a CDS encoding UDP-N-acetylmuramoyl-tripeptide--D-alanyl-D-alanine ligase — translation MKVLEKMKLACSDIQNALSVQPLKTAKNHGKRLLSFDEVGFNGVSIDSRTTKKDDLFFAIKGERFDGHDYIQQAIANGASGVVVSKNISAGDVIVFKVNDTLRAFGNLASYYREKFNIECIGITGSNGKTTTKEMLAACLQTKYTVLKTTGNFNNLVGLPLSLFNLNHNYRVGVFELGMSIPGEMSRLAEISRPQTAVFTNIAPVHLETMGSIDAIAKAKYELVKRLPANGTVILNIDDNILSEWIKKTPQNTITYGIEKDADYKVSGFSIIAGKKSSFKLNGVSYQINYPGKHNIYNAAAAIAASVHLGVRPESLIEPLSKLKAYHLRSEVFESGGVVFINDCYNANPVSMENAIDALANYPSWGRKVAVLGDMFELGVNKEDFHVEIGWYLNLRNIDALFTYGKLSKYYLSKFQSGIKEHFKNKSELIHCLNQYLKAADVVLVKGSRGMALEEITRSFRRND, via the coding sequence ATGAAGGTTCTTGAGAAAATGAAATTAGCTTGCTCTGATATTCAAAATGCTCTAAGCGTACAACCGCTAAAAACAGCAAAAAATCATGGCAAGCGGCTGTTATCTTTTGATGAAGTTGGTTTTAATGGCGTATCAATTGACAGCAGGACTACTAAAAAGGATGACCTTTTCTTCGCTATTAAGGGCGAACGGTTTGATGGCCACGATTATATACAGCAGGCTATCGCTAACGGCGCCTCGGGCGTTGTTGTCAGTAAAAACATCTCCGCCGGTGATGTTATAGTATTCAAAGTAAATGATACGCTTAGGGCTTTTGGCAATCTGGCGTCATATTATAGAGAGAAATTCAATATCGAGTGTATAGGCATTACCGGATCAAACGGTAAAACCACCACTAAGGAGATGCTTGCCGCCTGCTTGCAAACTAAATATACAGTCCTTAAAACAACAGGCAATTTCAACAATCTGGTCGGGCTGCCGCTGTCGCTTTTTAATCTGAATCATAATTATCGGGTTGGGGTTTTCGAACTGGGTATGAGCATACCCGGCGAGATGTCTCGTTTAGCTGAAATAAGCCGTCCTCAGACAGCGGTGTTTACTAATATTGCGCCGGTTCATCTTGAGACAATGGGTTCTATCGATGCCATTGCCAAAGCAAAATATGAATTGGTGAAAAGGCTGCCGGCAAATGGAACGGTAATACTGAACATCGATGATAACATCCTTTCGGAATGGATAAAAAAAACACCGCAGAATACAATTACTTACGGCATTGAAAAGGATGCTGATTATAAAGTGAGCGGGTTTTCAATCATAGCGGGCAAAAAAAGCTCATTTAAATTAAACGGCGTTAGCTATCAAATCAACTATCCCGGAAAACATAATATATACAACGCCGCAGCGGCAATAGCCGCTTCCGTACATCTTGGAGTCCGCCCCGAAAGCTTGATAGAGCCATTAAGCAAATTGAAAGCCTATCATCTGCGGTCGGAGGTTTTCGAGAGCGGCGGCGTGGTATTTATCAATGACTGCTATAATGCCAACCCGGTTTCTATGGAAAACGCTATTGACGCTTTAGCTAACTACCCCTCATGGGGACGAAAAGTTGCGGTACTGGGAGATATGTTTGAATTGGGTGTTAACAAGGAAGATTTTCATGTTGAAATCGGCTGGTATTTAAACCTGAGAAATATCGACGCTCTTTTTACCTATGGCAAATTATCCAAGTATTATCTGTCCAAATTCCAATCGGGCATAAAAGAGCATTTCAAAAATAAAAGCGAATTGATTCACTGTTTAAATCAATATCTTAAAGCAGCTGATGTCGTTTTAGTGAAGGGTTCCAGGGGTATGGCGTTAGAGGAAATAACACGCTCATTCAGGAGAAATGATTAA
- a CDS encoding UDP-N-acetylmuramoyl-L-alanyl-D-glutamate--2,6-diaminopimelate ligase yields MASDYKPIQLEKLFAGLDVIIAQDYFPVEITGLAYDSRRVKQGDLFFAIPGYLTDGAKFIAEAVSLGANAVATQAKNNNIKNVPVIRCDNIRRIMSAVASRFYDYPSKQLKIIGITGTNGKTTVCFLINHIMKTMGERWGNIGTVGYDTGKRLINALNTTPNSIDTQMYLAEMRDYNIDGCVMEVSSHGLIQHRCDDVKFSGAVFTNLTQDHLDYHKDMESYFKAKSILFAELLDDDGFAVLNFDDKYYQKIKEACRGKILSYSTAEKTEGAKSADIIIADKGFENNLRYFEASYKGKTITGEMPLLGIFNLYNAGAAIAAVVSIGCDFVKAVKALQNAPQVPGRVEKIEVGQPFDIIVDYAHTPDALENLLKGINADGDKILVFGCGGDRDKTKRPIMGKIAAQYADRMFVASDNPRTEDPQKIINDILKGIPNNIKYTVNANRDEAIGQALASAKKGDLVIIAGKGHEDYQIVGNTRHYFSDPIVIKKHLRKMGYEGS; encoded by the coding sequence ATGGCTTCAGACTATAAACCGATTCAATTGGAAAAATTATTTGCCGGTCTTGATGTTATTATCGCGCAAGATTATTTTCCGGTGGAGATAACCGGCCTGGCGTATGATTCTCGCAGAGTAAAACAAGGCGATTTATTTTTCGCTATACCCGGTTATCTAACCGATGGCGCAAAATTTATTGCGGAAGCCGTATCGCTTGGGGCAAATGCGGTAGCAACTCAAGCGAAAAATAATAATATCAAAAACGTTCCGGTTATCAGGTGCGATAACATCAGGCGAATCATGTCGGCAGTGGCCTCCCGCTTTTATGATTACCCATCGAAGCAGTTGAAAATTATCGGGATAACCGGCACAAACGGCAAGACAACTGTCTGCTTCCTGATAAACCATATAATGAAAACAATGGGCGAACGTTGGGGAAATATCGGAACTGTTGGTTATGACACCGGTAAGCGGTTAATCAACGCATTGAATACTACTCCAAACTCTATAGACACTCAGATGTATTTAGCTGAGATGCGCGATTATAACATTGACGGCTGTGTGATGGAGGTATCATCGCACGGGCTAATTCAGCATCGTTGTGATGACGTTAAGTTTTCCGGAGCAGTCTTTACGAATCTGACTCAGGATCATCTCGATTATCATAAAGATATGGAAAGCTATTTCAAAGCCAAGTCCATTCTCTTTGCGGAATTGCTTGATGATGATGGATTTGCCGTGTTAAATTTTGATGATAAATATTATCAAAAGATAAAAGAAGCATGCCGAGGTAAAATTCTCTCATACTCAACAGCTGAAAAAACAGAAGGCGCCAAATCAGCGGATATAATAATTGCAGATAAGGGCTTTGAAAATAACCTGAGATATTTTGAAGCATCATACAAAGGCAAAACGATAACAGGTGAAATGCCGCTTTTGGGCATATTCAATTTGTATAATGCCGGAGCGGCTATTGCGGCGGTAGTAAGCATAGGATGTGATTTTGTGAAAGCCGTCAAAGCCCTGCAAAATGCTCCGCAGGTACCGGGACGAGTAGAAAAAATTGAGGTAGGCCAACCATTTGATATCATAGTTGATTATGCTCATACGCCTGATGCGCTTGAAAATTTGCTTAAGGGCATAAATGCTGATGGCGACAAGATTCTTGTTTTTGGCTGCGGCGGCGACCGCGACAAAACCAAACGTCCTATAATGGGGAAAATAGCGGCTCAGTATGCCGACCGGATGTTTGTTGCCTCTGATAATCCGCGCACTGAAGACCCTCAAAAAATCATTAATGATATACTAAAAGGGATTCCCAATAATATAAAATATACGGTCAATGCTAACAGGGATGAAGCAATTGGACAAGCATTAGCATCGGCAAAGAAAGGCGATCTGGTCATCATAGCGGGCAAAGGGCACGAGGATTACCAAATAGTCGGCAATACTCGTCATTACTTTTCCGACCCGATAGTTATAAAAAAGCATCTTAGGAAAATGGGCTATGAAGGTTCTTGA
- a CDS encoding transpeptidase family protein, translating to MTGLIQSKLSPRLTSVKIIFILIWAVFIGRLVWLQIIDREKFLIAADRQQNLVIDIQAKRGTIYDRNYKALAQDIDSYSYYIVPEQIKDKRRAARKLKKIIGSSNWLKKFKNHPRFLWVARKTDKRLEKTLKKSKIETLNRLVEPKRVYPAGQLARSLLGRVDIDANGLSGIEIQYDKFLAGSYGKAVFKRDGLGHSYRFEEKPLIEPCRGSDLALTIDLDFQQIVEQELKAGMINNNAQCGIAIFIKAGTGEIMACAVLDSLGKPATRNRAITDQYEPGSTFKIVTAAAAISNGLFEPNTVLFVENGKFRIGNRIIHDDHKFDSLTVEDIIVHSSNIGAAKMALALGDISLFKIIKEAGFNMPLGVDFPAEASGYVMHPDWREHYLANVSFGHGISASPLQITALYEMIASDGYLHRPYFGKEIIDADGNAKPLGCPQKIRRVLASEVKSVLNEFLRQVVVCGTAQKASSDMVSIAGKTGTAIKLRDDKKGYDWKKSRASFVGYFPADNPMIVGIVLFDEPKNSRCGGETAAPVFRNIAERYYCLPQFMVERILSTDQYADNIIEMTSDDLKSEFALMIETSARYYNDADNEGQIPDFKGLTIKQALILAAMKGIECEFDGSGLVYSQTPAAGKKYIDGEILKLRFKIG from the coding sequence ATGACCGGATTAATACAAAGCAAATTAAGTCCGAGGCTTACTTCGGTTAAGATTATATTTATTTTGATATGGGCAGTATTTATCGGCCGCTTGGTCTGGCTTCAGATTATCGACCGCGAGAAGTTTCTCATTGCTGCCGATAGACAGCAAAATTTAGTTATTGATATTCAAGCCAAGCGAGGTACGATATATGACAGAAATTATAAAGCGCTGGCTCAGGATATCGATTCGTATTCATATTATATCGTTCCCGAGCAAATTAAAGATAAGAGAAGAGCTGCCAGGAAATTAAAAAAGATTATCGGTTCTTCAAATTGGCTGAAAAAATTTAAGAATCACCCTCGATTTCTATGGGTCGCCAGAAAAACCGATAAAAGGTTGGAAAAGACGCTTAAAAAATCCAAAATTGAAACATTAAACCGCCTTGTCGAACCCAAACGAGTGTATCCAGCCGGTCAGCTTGCCCGGTCGCTTTTGGGCAGAGTTGATATTGATGCTAACGGCCTTTCGGGCATAGAAATTCAATATGACAAGTTTCTCGCAGGTTCATACGGCAAAGCGGTATTTAAACGCGATGGGCTGGGTCATAGCTACCGGTTTGAGGAAAAGCCGTTAATAGAACCATGCCGCGGTTCCGACTTGGCGCTGACTATCGATTTAGACTTTCAGCAAATAGTCGAACAGGAATTAAAAGCGGGAATGATTAATAATAATGCTCAATGCGGAATAGCTATTTTTATAAAAGCCGGTACCGGCGAGATAATGGCGTGCGCGGTTTTGGATAGCTTGGGCAAACCCGCAACCCGCAATCGAGCAATCACCGATCAATATGAACCGGGATCAACATTTAAAATTGTAACAGCCGCGGCGGCAATTTCAAACGGTTTATTTGAACCCAATACTGTTTTATTCGTAGAAAATGGTAAGTTCCGGATCGGCAATAGAATAATTCATGATGACCACAAGTTCGATAGCCTCACTGTTGAGGATATTATTGTTCATTCCTCAAATATTGGCGCCGCTAAAATGGCTCTTGCTCTGGGCGATATTTCCCTATTTAAGATTATTAAAGAAGCAGGGTTTAATATGCCTTTAGGCGTGGATTTCCCAGCTGAGGCAAGCGGTTATGTTATGCATCCGGATTGGCGCGAACATTACTTGGCAAATGTCAGTTTTGGGCACGGCATATCGGCATCACCATTACAGATTACCGCATTATATGAAATGATAGCCTCGGATGGGTATCTGCATCGACCGTATTTCGGCAAGGAAATTATTGATGCTGATGGCAACGCAAAACCTCTGGGATGTCCGCAAAAAATCAGGCGGGTTTTAGCTTCCGAAGTGAAAAGCGTGCTTAATGAATTCTTAAGGCAGGTTGTTGTCTGCGGCACTGCCCAAAAAGCCTCTTCTGATATGGTTTCTATCGCCGGGAAAACCGGCACAGCCATCAAGCTTAGAGATGATAAAAAAGGCTACGATTGGAAAAAATCGAGAGCATCATTTGTCGGCTACTTTCCTGCGGATAACCCTATGATAGTTGGAATCGTGCTTTTCGATGAGCCGAAGAACTCGCGCTGCGGTGGAGAGACTGCCGCGCCGGTATTTAGAAATATCGCCGAAAGGTATTATTGCCTGCCGCAGTTTATGGTGGAAAGAATCTTATCAACCGACCAGTATGCAGACAATATAATCGAGATGACGTCAGATGATTTAAAATCCGAATTTGCCTTGATGATAGAAACCTCTGCCCGCTATTATAACGATGCTGACAACGAAGGTCAAATTCCGGATTTCAAGGGCTTAACGATAAAGCAGGCATTAATCTTAGCGGCGATGAAAGGCATCGAATGCGAATTTGACGGTTCCGGTTTAGTCTATTCTCAAACTCCAGCCGCCGGCAAGAAATATATTGATGGGGAGATATTAAAATTGAGGTTTAAAATCGGATGA
- the rsmH gene encoding 16S rRNA (cytosine(1402)-N(4))-methyltransferase RsmH, with amino-acid sequence MRKWPKKSLSDSIHQPVMVKQVIESLSSCPDGIFVDATIGAGGHSREVIKIFGNKFEYIGFDLDSIVLKKAASRLAEYGPETKLIKSNFADIAVHLKSEKIPHISAALYDLGIGSFQIDDPERGFSYLNDGPLGMSFDDTRKYSASDLIANSSEKELFILFRTLGQERKAKSLAKAIKNYPERITTTGQLAQIIRSVAGDKYFIKTASRVFQAIRIEVNAEFENISRSLESVIPLLAVGGRALVITYHSLEDGLVKRIFKKYSGKCVCPPGMPECRCGAQKLIRLVFSKPVVPDSDEVNSNPRARSAKLRVVERIEAAA; translated from the coding sequence ATGAGGAAGTGGCCAAAAAAATCCTTATCTGATTCGATTCATCAACCGGTGATGGTTAAACAGGTGATCGAATCGCTTTCGAGTTGTCCTGATGGCATATTTGTTGATGCCACAATCGGCGCGGGCGGCCATTCAAGAGAGGTAATTAAAATATTTGGCAATAAGTTTGAATATATCGGCTTTGATTTGGACAGTATAGTCCTAAAAAAAGCAGCAAGCCGCTTAGCTGAATATGGGCCGGAGACTAAATTGATTAAATCAAACTTCGCTGACATAGCGGTTCATCTTAAAAGTGAAAAGATTCCTCATATTAGCGCTGCCTTATACGATCTTGGTATAGGTTCATTTCAAATAGATGATCCGGAGAGAGGGTTTTCGTATCTAAATGATGGGCCATTGGGCATGTCTTTTGATGATACCCGTAAATATTCTGCGTCTGATCTAATAGCAAACTCCAGCGAAAAGGAATTGTTTATTCTATTCAGGACATTAGGGCAGGAACGCAAAGCAAAATCATTGGCGAAAGCCATAAAGAATTATCCCGAAAGGATTACAACTACCGGGCAGTTAGCCCAAATTATTCGTTCTGTTGCAGGCGATAAGTATTTTATAAAAACCGCCTCTCGTGTTTTCCAGGCAATCAGGATAGAGGTCAATGCTGAATTTGAGAATATCAGCCGAAGCCTTGAATCTGTCATACCGCTGCTGGCTGTTGGCGGCCGGGCGTTAGTGATTACTTATCATTCGCTTGAGGATGGCCTGGTAAAGAGGATATTCAAAAAATATTCCGGCAAATGTGTCTGTCCTCCGGGTATGCCGGAATGCCGATGCGGCGCGCAGAAGCTTATTCGGCTGGTATTTTCAAAACCTGTCGTACCGGATTCTGATGAGGTTAATTCAAATCCCAGAGCTAGGTCGGCAAAATTGAGGGTTGTGGAGAGAATTGAAGCCGCGGCGTAA
- the mraZ gene encoding division/cell wall cluster transcriptional repressor MraZ produces MSGFKGSYLHTLDQKGRLNIPAKYRRSPGMAENYTIIRGLNNCLYVFPEDEWVKVEEELKTRTKTDPNALYYLRITLANAADVQVDRQGRITIPANLIKTAKFNKEVLVNGRLDRMELWNPDEFEKFKDEFSESYEEVAKKILI; encoded by the coding sequence TTGTCCGGATTTAAAGGCTCATATTTACACACACTCGACCAGAAAGGCAGGCTTAACATTCCTGCCAAATACAGACGGTCGCCGGGAATGGCAGAGAATTATACTATAATTAGAGGTTTGAACAACTGTTTATATGTTTTTCCTGAGGATGAGTGGGTTAAAGTGGAGGAGGAACTTAAGACTCGGACTAAAACAGACCCTAATGCTCTCTATTATTTAAGGATTACACTGGCTAATGCCGCCGATGTTCAAGTTGACCGTCAGGGAAGAATTACTATTCCGGCTAACCTTATTAAGACAGCGAAATTTAACAAAGAAGTTCTTGTTAACGGAAGGCTTGACAGAATGGAGTTATGGAATCCTGATGAATTCGAGAAATTTAAGGATGAATTCAGTGAATCCTATGAGGAAGTGGCCAAAAAAATCCTTATCTGA